A genomic window from Thunnus maccoyii chromosome 2, fThuMac1.1, whole genome shotgun sequence includes:
- the LOC121908555 gene encoding neuronal membrane glycoprotein M6-a-like gives MGVALFCGCGHEALSGTVTILQNYFEVIRAPGETLDVFIIIDILKYIIYGLAAGFFVFGVLLLVEGFFTTGAIRDLYGEFKITACGRCLTAFLMFLAYLFFLVWLGVTAFTSLPVFMYFNVWTMCQNTSLVEGANLCLDLRQFGAVTISEERKVCTGSEKFFKMCESNELDLTFHLFVCALAGAGAAVIAMVHFLMALAANWGYLKDASRMQKYEDIKSKEEQELHDIHSTRSKERLNAYT, from the exons ATGGGCGTGGCTTTGTTCTGTGGGTGTGGCCACGAAGCTTTGAGTGGCACCGTCACCATTCTCCAGAACTACTTTGAAGTCATCAGAGCCCCGGGAGAGACACTGGATGTTTTCATCAT TATTGACATCCTGAAGTACATCATCTATGGTCTTGCAGCTGGATTCTTTGTGTTTGGAGTGCTGTTGCTGGTGGAGGGCTTTTTCACCACCGGAGCTATCAGGGATCTCTATGGAGAGTTCAAGATCACCGCCTGCGGACGCTGCCTGACTGCATTT CTGATGTTCCTCGCCTACCTGTTCTTCCTGGTGTGGCTGGGAGTGACAGCATTCACCAGCCTGCCGGTCTTCATGTACTTTAACGTCTGGACAATGTGTCAGAACACAAGCTTGGTCGAGGGAGCTAACCTCTGCCTGGACCTGCGCCAGTTTG GAGCAGTGACCATCTCTGAGGAGAGGAAGGTGTGTACAGGATCTGAGAAGTTCTTCAAGATGTGTGAATCCAACGAG ctGGACTTGACCTTCCATCTGTTTGTGTGCGCACTGGCAGGAGCTGGAGCTGCTGTCATTGCCATG gTCCACTTCCTGATGGCTCTAGCTGCCAACTGGGGCTACCTGAAGGATGCCAGCCGGATGCAGAAGTATGAAGACATCAAGTCGAAGGAGGAGCAGGAGCTGCATGACATCCACTCTACACGCTCCAAAGAACGCCTCAATGcctacacataa